One window of the Candidatus Syntrophosphaera sp. genome contains the following:
- a CDS encoding T9SS type A sorting domain-containing protein codes for MKKFVAVLIFLTLIIAGMTAYTLRIEAYNVDTMNEIFGAEIWRGGIFTGRLTPYSFVDAEFVSGAYSVQDSCYINWLPAEVTFNAITATVTFKFYGVNICPETTPVELSSFTATLTAQNRVRLAWISQSEMNMLGYRVYRNDSNYQAGSIMITPTLIPAYNTSTTQTYTITDDEVEIGHTYYYWLESVDMGSSQFHGPVSVIVEGEVPPVYPVTSSIKNAYPNPFKANSNTNIEVSIKEGETGSVTIYNVLGQVVKTFSVPYGTHTINWNGQDNRGNTCGSGIYFYSLNTPSINQTKKLVIVK; via the coding sequence ATGAAAAAATTCGTGGCAGTCCTGATCTTTTTGACCCTGATCATTGCGGGCATGACTGCGTACACCCTGAGAATCGAGGCCTATAACGTCGACACAATGAATGAAATCTTTGGAGCTGAGATCTGGCGTGGCGGTATCTTTACCGGCCGTTTGACACCCTACAGCTTTGTTGACGCTGAATTTGTCTCAGGCGCTTACTCTGTCCAGGACAGTTGTTATATTAACTGGTTGCCAGCGGAGGTCACATTCAACGCCATCACGGCAACGGTGACATTCAAATTCTACGGTGTGAACATCTGTCCAGAGACAACCCCTGTGGAACTGAGCAGCTTCACCGCGACCCTGACAGCGCAGAACCGTGTGCGACTTGCCTGGATCAGCCAATCCGAAATGAACATGCTTGGCTACAGAGTGTATCGCAATGATTCGAACTATCAGGCCGGTTCGATCATGATCACCCCGACCCTGATCCCAGCCTACAACACAAGTACAACGCAAACCTACACGATTACTGACGACGAAGTGGAAATTGGGCACACCTATTATTACTGGCTGGAAAGCGTAGACATGGGCAGCAGTCAGTTCCATGGCCCAGTCAGCGTAATCGTCGAAGGTGAAGTACCGCCGGTTTATCCCGTGACGAGCTCAATTAAAAATGCGTATCCGAATCCTTTCAAAGCCAATTCCAATACCAATATCGAAGTATCGATCAAGGAAGGCGAGACTGGATCCGTTACCATTTATAATGTCCTTGGCCAGGTTGTGAAGACCTTCAGCGTTCCCTATGGCACGCATACGATCAACTGGAACGGTCAGGACAACAGAGGAAACACCTGCGGAAGCGGTATCTATTTTTACAGCCTGAACACTCCCTCGATCAATCAGACAAAGAAACTGGTTATAGTTAAGTAA
- a CDS encoding CsgG/HfaB family protein, giving the protein MLALAGCAGFQKEQSTTISTSAIESPGSADQEDFSLKRKVAVGRFTNDTRLASSFLTEGSDMGEKLSRAAADILSAKLAKTDRFLLIERQDSLVINNEQRVSNIQSYRIPADYLILGSISEFGRSTSGNVGLVDRTKKQTAQAKVTLRIVDTRTGMVIFGEEGSGEAYSEVGTVLGMGSQAGYDDTLTDKAIDAAISAVIQNLINKLSHDPWISYPLSVEGDRLFMSGGALQGIKAGTEFKVYQRGKTVLNPQTNVPIELPGTLAARIVVTDVIPGSELTEISVARIIEGEIPADDLTNYFISDK; this is encoded by the coding sequence ATGCTTGCCCTGGCAGGATGCGCGGGATTCCAGAAGGAACAATCCACCACCATATCGACTTCTGCGATAGAAAGCCCCGGGAGCGCCGACCAGGAGGATTTTTCCCTGAAAAGGAAGGTCGCCGTGGGCAGATTCACCAACGACACGCGCCTGGCCAGCAGCTTCCTGACCGAAGGCAGCGACATGGGAGAAAAGCTTTCCCGCGCGGCCGCGGACATTTTGAGCGCCAAACTGGCCAAAACAGACCGCTTTCTCTTGATCGAAAGGCAGGATAGCCTCGTGATCAACAACGAACAGCGCGTTTCCAACATTCAGAGCTACAGGATCCCCGCGGATTACCTGATCCTGGGCTCGATATCCGAATTTGGCCGTTCCACCAGTGGCAACGTTGGTTTGGTGGACCGCACCAAGAAGCAGACCGCCCAAGCCAAGGTCACTTTACGGATCGTGGACACGCGCACGGGGATGGTCATCTTTGGCGAAGAGGGGAGCGGCGAGGCCTACAGCGAGGTGGGGACCGTTTTGGGAATGGGTTCCCAGGCCGGATACGACGACACTCTCACCGACAAAGCCATCGACGCGGCCATCAGCGCCGTGATCCAGAACCTGATCAACAAGCTCAGCCATGATCCCTGGATCTCTTATCCCCTCAGCGTCGAAGGGGACCGCCTGTTCATGTCCGGAGGCGCTTTGCAGGGCATCAAGGCCGGGACGGAATTCAAGGTCTACCAGCGCGGAAAAACGGTCCTGAATCCCCAGACGAACGTGCCCATCGAGCTTCCCGGCACTTTGGCCGCCCGGATCGTCGTGACAGACGTGATCCCCGGCAGCGAACTAACCGAGATCTCGGTCGCCAGGATCATCGAAGGCGAAATTCCCGCGGATGACCTCACCAACTACTTTATCAGCGATAAATGA